From a single Nostoc sp. MS1 genomic region:
- a CDS encoding Uma2 family endonuclease, with protein sequence MQTATQKRTYTPEEYLEMEEKAEFRSEYRDGEIIPMTGGTTNHNQIALNFAFALKAALRGQDYKIYIADVRLWIPCYRQYTYPDVMLIQGQPVYMEASTTTVMNPSLIVEVLSNSTKNYDQGDKFLYYRSIAEFQEYILIDQYEYRVMQYVKTDTDKWLFNELKGESANLSLQTVSLQVSLLELYEQVDFTESYGDE encoded by the coding sequence ATGCAAACAGCAACTCAAAAGCGTACTTACACTCCTGAAGAATATTTAGAAATGGAGGAAAAGGCTGAGTTTAGAAGCGAGTACCGTGATGGAGAAATTATTCCGATGACTGGTGGCACTACTAATCATAATCAAATAGCTCTTAATTTTGCCTTTGCTTTAAAAGCAGCTTTGCGGGGTCAAGATTACAAGATTTACATTGCTGATGTGCGTTTATGGATACCTTGCTATCGGCAGTATACCTATCCTGATGTGATGTTAATTCAAGGTCAGCCAGTTTATATGGAAGCAAGCACTACTACGGTGATGAATCCATCATTAATTGTAGAGGTTTTATCTAACTCTACAAAAAATTATGACCAAGGAGATAAGTTTCTTTACTATCGCTCAATTGCAGAATTTCAAGAATACATTTTAATTGATCAGTATGAATATCGTGTGATGCAATATGTGAAGACAGATACAGATAAGTGGTTATTTAATGAATTGAAAGGCGAGTCTGCAAATTTATCGCTTCAGACTGTTAGTTTGCAAGTTTCACTACTTGAGCTTTATGAACAAGTAGATTTTACTGAAAGTTATGGTGATGAATAG
- a CDS encoding glycosyltransferase family 4 protein, translating into MRLNEWINKKFVQSISNQIENKDEALLETQKAIKLSVITQFFPPDYAPTGQLIEELVKQLGLQEVNVEVFTSQPGYAFQSQNAPAVEWIDRVRVQRSRTAQLWSGRIRGKAVNGVLYTLRAFLYLLRAWRRSNILLVTTAPPFLPIIGYLAYLLFKLPYVCILYDLYPDIAIALGVVSKRSWLASLWHTVNKQIWLKASGIVVLSPAMKEKIVSHCPQVAGKVAVIHSWANPDAIVPIPKEENWFAHEYGLVNKFTVLYSGNMGRCHDIDTMLEAAKQLQDEPIQFVCIGGGAKREELIKEVNELGLKNFTFLPYQDKQVLPYSLTACDLSLVSVDSITEGLVVPSKFYSALASGRPLAVICSKSSYLREMVAKGNCGGTFENGDGEGLAQFIRFLSRDPQVGQRMGDAGRQYLRSHFTPKVIAQQYLRVLQRAVSTNETMTVSQSNVK; encoded by the coding sequence ATGAGACTTAATGAATGGATTAATAAAAAATTTGTACAATCCATTTCTAATCAGATAGAAAATAAAGATGAAGCCCTTTTGGAAACTCAAAAGGCAATTAAATTATCGGTAATCACTCAGTTTTTTCCTCCAGATTACGCTCCTACCGGGCAGTTGATTGAAGAACTGGTAAAACAGTTAGGTCTACAGGAAGTAAATGTAGAAGTATTTACTAGCCAACCTGGTTATGCGTTTCAATCTCAGAACGCTCCGGCTGTGGAATGGATAGATAGAGTTAGAGTACAGCGATCACGTACCGCGCAACTTTGGTCAGGGCGGATTCGAGGTAAAGCTGTCAATGGAGTATTATACACCTTACGTGCTTTTTTGTATCTCTTAAGAGCTTGGCGACGTAGCAATATACTTTTAGTTACTACTGCTCCACCATTTTTACCAATTATAGGATATTTAGCTTATTTGTTATTCAAACTACCTTACGTTTGCATACTTTATGATCTATATCCAGATATTGCGATCGCTCTGGGGGTAGTTTCTAAGCGGAGTTGGCTGGCGAGTTTGTGGCACACAGTTAACAAACAAATTTGGCTCAAAGCAAGTGGAATTGTGGTACTCAGTCCGGCAATGAAGGAAAAAATAGTATCTCATTGTCCACAAGTCGCTGGTAAAGTAGCTGTAATTCATAGTTGGGCTAATCCAGATGCGATCGTGCCAATTCCCAAGGAAGAGAACTGGTTTGCTCATGAGTATGGTTTAGTTAATAAATTTACTGTACTCTATTCAGGAAATATGGGTCGTTGTCATGACATAGATACTATGTTAGAAGCGGCAAAACAATTGCAAGATGAACCCATTCAGTTTGTCTGTATTGGTGGTGGTGCTAAAAGGGAAGAATTGATTAAGGAAGTAAATGAGTTAGGTTTGAAGAATTTTACTTTTCTTCCCTATCAGGATAAGCAAGTCTTACCCTATTCCTTAACAGCCTGTGATTTATCACTAGTAAGTGTGGACTCAATCACAGAAGGTTTAGTTGTACCCAGCAAATTTTACTCAGCCTTAGCATCTGGGAGACCACTTGCGGTTATTTGTTCCAAATCTTCATATTTAAGAGAAATGGTCGCTAAAGGTAATTGCGGTGGCACATTTGAGAATGGGGACGGTGAAGGTTTAGCACAATTTATTCGTTTCCTCAGTCGTGATCCCCAAGTAGGTCAACGCATGGGTGATGCTGGCCGTCAATATTTGCGATCGCACTTCACACCCAAAGTTATAGCTCAACAATACTTACGTGTTTTGCAACGTGCAGTATCGACTAATGAAACTATGACTGTATCTCAGAGCAATGTGAAGTAA
- a CDS encoding PEP-CTERM sorting domain-containing protein, producing MKITSVFSSLLAASGIALAASSINPAAAISTTFGFENITTNPPTTVGDSFVGNFSLDVEDLGNNAVRFAFNNSVPNNARIDQVAFGGSAASTLLSNFQINVGNVGIVNFQLDNNPNLPQSGNIANWVSTAFSATRIPGNNNANSVQTSEILGVSFTAQGNYQAVINAITNRTLLAGIHVPAFPGGSDSFVNSSTPVPEPITMLGLGVGTVGLGALKRKYGKKETQKKVTV from the coding sequence ATGAAGATTACGTCTGTTTTTTCTAGTTTGTTAGCCGCATCAGGAATTGCCCTGGCTGCAAGTTCTATAAACCCTGCGGCTGCTATTAGTACTACCTTTGGTTTCGAGAACATTACAACTAATCCTCCTACTACAGTTGGAGATTCTTTTGTTGGTAACTTTAGTTTGGATGTAGAGGATCTAGGTAACAACGCAGTTAGATTTGCGTTTAATAACAGTGTTCCTAATAATGCGCGTATTGATCAGGTAGCTTTTGGTGGTTCAGCAGCGTCTACTTTACTATCTAACTTCCAAATCAATGTTGGCAACGTTGGTATTGTGAACTTTCAATTAGACAATAATCCTAATTTGCCACAAAGTGGTAATATTGCAAATTGGGTTAGTACAGCTTTCTCTGCGACTAGAATCCCAGGAAACAATAACGCTAACTCAGTACAAACAAGTGAAATATTAGGGGTTAGTTTTACTGCTCAGGGTAACTACCAAGCTGTTATCAATGCCATTACTAATCGTACATTGTTAGCTGGTATCCACGTACCCGCCTTTCCAGGTGGTAGTGATAGCTTTGTCAACTCTAGCACACCTGTCCCCGAACCAATCACTATGCTTGGTCTTGGTGTAGGTACTGTAGGCTTGGGTGCATTAAAACGCAAATACGGCAAAAAAGAAACCCAAAAAAAAGTGACAGTTTAA
- a CDS encoding GumC family protein, with translation MHTEQNGTSKSLLPQPQPVPVPWREEEEEKFSIRDWLNVIKRRSRVIAGVSIVVMTIVAVNVIFRKQPIEYESSFFVLVEPVSDDSEAVNVVKDTNTNDSKLDYDSQILVLKSPQLMRNTLQELRKSFPDVSYPSLVESLTIKRVGETKIIETSYKSSDPNQVKTVLELLAKDYLDYSQKRRQTKLRQGIKFIEDQLPSIQKRVDQIQQELQSFRQRYDFNNPDNRGENLDTQAASLAGTQQSTNLQITQVRNQLDELQTDKGRKTVLNGAALYQQLLGQLTQLDTQIATESTLLQTDNPRLQTLKEKRDSLLPVLQQEEKRILNVKEAELKTQLQSLEIQSRETAKLLQRLQQQRKQVPILSRQYTEIQRRLQFANDSLNRFLSNRETLQIQISQNELGWQLIQPPSEPKLVNGANRLRNLIIGLFVSLGAGVGVAILLEKVSNSYNSILKLKKNINFPLLGNVPFDNEVKSLQARTSKSKFPQLKAFSSLLASSQDTDEVSEVTITQEYSSYSPEFLDSLRFLYTNIQQIKHKSQIRSLVISSVMAGDGKSIVAFYLAQTATAMGLRVLLVDANLRQPMIHNLANLKNLWGLSSLLSTNLPVSEVIHKLPTMEQLSLITAGPAPEDPIKLLASEKMRQLMVDFQNSYDLVIYDAPHFFGLSDVSIISPYTDGVLMVVRIGKTDASVIEQALDYLKILPLNILGVVSNS, from the coding sequence TTGCACACTGAACAAAACGGTACATCTAAGTCTTTATTGCCTCAACCACAACCTGTCCCAGTTCCCTGGCGTGAAGAAGAAGAGGAAAAGTTTAGTATACGGGATTGGCTAAATGTCATCAAAAGGCGATCGCGTGTCATAGCAGGAGTATCTATAGTCGTGATGACTATTGTGGCTGTAAACGTAATATTCCGTAAACAGCCGATAGAATATGAAAGCAGCTTTTTCGTGTTAGTGGAACCAGTGAGTGATGATAGCGAGGCGGTAAACGTTGTTAAAGATACTAATACTAATGATTCAAAACTAGATTATGATAGCCAAATTCTAGTTCTCAAAAGTCCTCAACTGATGAGAAATACTCTGCAAGAATTGAGAAAATCTTTTCCAGATGTTAGTTATCCATCTCTAGTAGAGTCTTTAACTATCAAAAGAGTGGGAGAAACTAAAATTATAGAGACTAGTTATAAGTCCAGTGATCCCAATCAAGTTAAAACCGTATTAGAACTACTTGCAAAAGATTATTTAGACTATAGTCAAAAAAGACGACAAACTAAGTTACGTCAAGGGATTAAATTTATTGAAGATCAGTTACCATCTATTCAAAAACGGGTTGATCAAATCCAACAAGAACTGCAATCTTTCCGTCAAAGGTATGATTTTAACAATCCCGACAATCGGGGAGAAAATCTTGATACTCAAGCAGCTTCCTTAGCTGGTACACAGCAAAGTACTAATTTACAGATAACACAAGTTCGTAATCAATTAGATGAGCTTCAAACAGACAAGGGAAGAAAAACTGTACTTAATGGTGCGGCTTTATATCAGCAGCTTTTAGGTCAGCTAACTCAATTAGATACGCAAATCGCTACAGAGTCAACACTATTACAAACGGACAACCCTAGACTACAAACTTTAAAAGAGAAACGAGATAGCCTGCTACCTGTATTGCAACAAGAAGAAAAGCGTATTTTAAATGTAAAAGAGGCAGAATTAAAAACTCAACTTCAATCTTTAGAAATACAAAGCCGAGAAACTGCTAAATTATTACAGCGACTTCAACAGCAACGCAAGCAAGTACCAATTTTATCCCGACAATATACAGAAATACAGCGCAGGTTACAGTTTGCTAACGACAGCCTGAATCGTTTCTTATCAAACCGCGAAACCTTACAAATTCAAATATCTCAAAATGAGTTAGGTTGGCAATTAATCCAACCACCTTCTGAACCTAAGTTAGTCAATGGTGCTAATAGACTACGTAACTTGATTATAGGTTTATTTGTGAGTTTAGGTGCTGGTGTTGGGGTAGCTATATTACTCGAAAAAGTATCTAATAGTTACAATAGCATACTCAAACTCAAGAAAAATATTAACTTTCCTTTGCTGGGGAATGTTCCTTTTGACAATGAAGTTAAATCCTTACAAGCTCGAACTTCCAAGTCAAAATTCCCTCAGTTGAAAGCCTTTAGTTCTTTGTTAGCAAGTAGTCAAGATACAGATGAAGTATCCGAAGTAACAATTACTCAAGAATATAGTAGTTATTCACCAGAATTTTTAGACTCATTAAGATTTCTCTATACAAACATTCAACAAATTAAACACAAGTCTCAAATACGTTCTTTAGTCATCAGTTCAGTCATGGCTGGTGATGGAAAATCTATTGTTGCTTTTTATCTAGCGCAAACAGCCACAGCAATGGGACTGCGAGTATTGCTTGTAGATGCTAACCTCCGCCAACCCATGATTCATAACCTAGCGAATTTAAAGAATTTATGGGGTTTGAGTAGTTTATTATCGACAAATTTACCAGTAAGTGAAGTTATTCACAAACTACCAACAATGGAGCAGTTGTCTTTGATTACTGCTGGCCCAGCACCAGAAGATCCAATAAAACTACTTGCTTCTGAAAAAATGAGGCAATTGATGGTAGATTTTCAAAACAGTTATGATTTAGTGATTTACGATGCTCCCCATTTCTTTGGTTTATCTGATGTTAGTATAATATCACCCTACACAGATGGCGTATTGATGGTGGTAAGAATTGGGAAAACAGATGCTTCTGTGATAGAGCAAGCTTTAGATTATTTGAAGATTTTGCCATTAAATATATTGGGTGTAGTTAGTAACAGTTAA